The following are from one region of the Fibrobacter sp. UWR3 genome:
- the purB gene encoding adenylosuccinate lyase, which produces MRDQFESPLIKRYASKEMSFIFSPQYKFQTWRRLWIYLAESEMELGLPITQEQVDELKAHEKDINFEVAEEEEKRRRHDVMSHVYAYGVQCPKAKGIIHLGATSAFVGDNTDLIQMQQAMILVRKRLCRVMDKLSKFAMEYKDMAQLGATHFQAAQLTTVGKRACLWLQDMLIDLEELNFLIEVLPFRGVKGTTGTQASFMDLFNGDEEKIMELDRRVTAKAGFKRVLTITGQTYTRKWDNRVNQVLSSIAQSLHKFATDMRLMQGVKEVEEPFEKTQIGSSAMAYKRNPMRSERICSLARFVMALVNSTAFTQATQWFERTLDDSANKRLAIPEAFLAMDAMLIIAENVTNGLVVYPKVIEKRIMAELPFMATENIIMEGVKNGGDRQELHEEIRVMSMEAGKVVKEQGKDNDLLERVLKNEKFQKLGITEAKLKEILDLRKFVGRAPGQVVKFVTEEVRPAIEKIPDWANIDAGELKV; this is translated from the coding sequence ATGCGCGATCAGTTCGAAAGCCCGCTTATCAAGCGTTATGCTAGCAAGGAAATGAGTTTCATCTTCAGCCCGCAGTACAAGTTCCAGACTTGGCGGAGGCTCTGGATTTACCTCGCCGAATCCGAAATGGAACTCGGCCTCCCGATTACGCAGGAGCAGGTGGACGAACTGAAGGCCCACGAGAAGGACATCAACTTCGAAGTCGCCGAAGAAGAAGAAAAACGCCGCCGCCACGACGTGATGAGCCACGTTTACGCTTACGGCGTCCAGTGCCCCAAGGCTAAGGGCATCATCCACCTCGGTGCAACGTCTGCATTCGTGGGCGACAACACCGACCTTATCCAGATGCAGCAGGCCATGATTCTCGTGCGCAAGCGTCTTTGCCGCGTGATGGACAAGCTTTCCAAGTTTGCTATGGAATACAAGGACATGGCCCAGCTCGGTGCAACGCACTTCCAGGCCGCTCAGCTCACGACCGTCGGTAAGCGCGCTTGCCTCTGGCTCCAGGACATGCTCATCGACCTCGAAGAACTCAATTTCCTCATCGAAGTTCTCCCGTTCCGCGGCGTGAAGGGCACGACCGGCACGCAGGCCAGCTTCATGGACCTGTTCAACGGCGACGAAGAAAAGATTATGGAACTGGACCGCCGCGTGACTGCCAAGGCAGGCTTCAAGCGCGTGCTCACCATCACCGGCCAGACCTACACCCGTAAGTGGGACAACCGCGTGAACCAGGTGCTCAGCTCCATCGCTCAGTCTCTGCACAAGTTTGCCACCGACATGCGCCTCATGCAGGGCGTGAAGGAAGTGGAAGAACCGTTCGAAAAGACTCAGATCGGCTCCAGCGCCATGGCTTACAAGCGTAACCCAATGCGTAGCGAACGCATTTGCTCCCTGGCCCGCTTCGTGATGGCCCTGGTGAACAGCACCGCCTTTACGCAGGCGACGCAGTGGTTCGAACGTACGCTTGATGACAGTGCGAACAAGCGTCTTGCCATTCCGGAAGCGTTCCTCGCCATGGATGCCATGCTCATCATCGCCGAGAACGTCACCAACGGCCTCGTGGTTTACCCGAAGGTCATCGAGAAGCGCATCATGGCCGAACTCCCGTTCATGGCCACCGAAAACATCATCATGGAAGGCGTCAAGAACGGCGGCGACCGTCAGGAACTCCATGAAGAAATCCGCGTGATGTCCATGGAAGCGGGCAAGGTCGTCAAGGAACAGGGCAAGGACAACGATTTGCTCGAACGCGTCCTCAAGAACGAAAAGTTCCAGAAGCTCGGCATCACTGAAGCGAAACTCAAGGAAATCCTCGACCTCCGCAAGTTCGT